ccaaataaatgcttcataaagTTCAAGCAACAGAAAcatctcaactgttcagaggagactgcatgaatcagaccttcatagtcgaattgctgcaaagaaaccactactaaaggacactgaaaatagtagaaataaagtaaaatccttgaatgagtataTGTTCTAAAACTTGtgaccagtagtgtatatatTTCTTATATATCTCAGACACAATCTTCCTTTAGATTAAATTGTTATATCTGTTTTTCCATGTATAAATCTGTTATTTATGgatttctatgggctaatagaagtaaggccaaattcaatgtttcatcaaataataattagaatatttttttatacaaaaaggtgttcctaaaattctaaatcaaataggtAAATAATCCTTGTTGTgatcatcttaaaacaattctgTATATTAGCTTAGTATGAAAAAAATTATAAAATGAACATCAAAAGAATTATTGAAATCTTTTTAGGATTTTAATGTCTTAATGTTCGAGAAAACCCTAACAATAACTTAATAggaatcttagctaatgttctgggaatgttccttGTTTGCTCGGTGGTGTCACGCCTTGgccattgtattttgtgttgttgttatatgtttgggtaggccacggtgtgacatgggtttatatgttgttttcgtattggggtttgtagtatttgggatcgcggctaattaggggtgttgtataggcttggctgcctgaggcgattctcaatcagagtcaggtgatcctcgttgtctctgattgggaaccgtattttgggagccatagtttcgctttgtatttcgtgggtgtttgttcctgtctctgtgttgtagtcaccagataggctgtaattagtttcacgttccgttctgttgtttttgtagttagtctcagttatttcatgtaccgcgttctttcattaaagtcatgagtaaccaacacgctgcatttcggtccaactctcttctttcaacagacgaacgccgttacaggtgGCCACAAACCAGTCCTAAGCCTTGGCACAGAAGGCAATGGGCCCTTGCTAAACATTAGTTAACTGTAGTTTAAATAACCATGGCTTGGTAGGCTTTTGCATGAGACAAAACATTTCAGAAATATTTGTCTCTGGATCTAGTGCCTTACGCCAGTTTGAAAAGAGGAAATAGAAACTTGTAGAGGAGAGTAACTCAAGCTTGGAGgatagtgctgtgtgtgtgtgtgtgtctgtgtgggttttTGTGTGTATTTCTTTCTTATCATATGTGACCCGATTctggaaactaggcgtatgtcgcaagtcaGAAATATTTTTtcatcaaaatgcgtttttttggcagaaatgccttctcgaaaatgtgaactgtcatgtgccttaataacaaacttgtatgccatctgtaaatctgaataaaattgttaaattacgagccttaaattacgagccttaagccacagaaaaagtcaagcaaccttcccactagccatgattgactgaaataatgagtgggctggacatgccgagagaggagttcggattggtctgccatatagaaggcttctgtctatttgagctcatcagtctgtgttggtaatcctgtcaaATGCagctttaaaaaatgtttattgtgtagtggagctgcataagtgttgctctccactttctggaagatcaagttttgaaatcagtgcaATTAGaatatgatagctaaagagatggagaaaacacctgtctccggattacatcttcaaactaagggcaaccgtggTATGGCATTCCTAACAGGGcatcatgcatgatgatgtatacaggtaagatagtctagtgttagctagctacattttcagaaatGACACGTTTTTAATTTTGACAAAAAGTGGTTTCAattcaagctaaagtgtactgttagctagctagctaacattagctggctggctccctagctgacgttattatttgtttcccagTGCCATTTGCTTTTCTAGTTAATGcctaattttagctagctaacattgaacctggttggttactTCCTAGCACTGTGGCACTTAGGTTCATTGTcatttaactagctaacgttagctgtctgtctcgttagctaacgttacgtgacgtgtgtacaatgcccgttgaatatggctgttgtcagtaaacgtctgcaaaaaaacgtaatgaaattgttgccagcaaaACTGGTTAGGTCGTTTTCATGTTGTCTAGATTTGAACAAATCATCGGCCAGAGCGTCAAGTGTGCTCTCCGAGAGCGAAACGAGATGGGTGGGgttaaagcttaagagggtgtgaacgatgctgaatgggtgtagacaaagaagagctcttcaccAGATACcgaaacattcaaaggccattttctcaaatgtGAGTTCAcgagttgatcaactttcaaagcagaattactttcccattgtttctcAAATGcaatgtatgatataccattttgtagctctgagtctcttttatccaatgtaaaaaacacaatttcaaattttgctacataagaccaaatccaggtggtgagtcacgtATGTATAGCATGTGTTAGAGGTACTGTGTGGCCTAATCCCTCTACTCACCTGCCTACAGCACATATTCCAGCACCTGGTACATTCTCTCTCTAAAGCATCTTTGATATATTATTCTGGTTTGTCTGACACATCAGCATTTTTCTTCCTGGGGGGAAGAAGCCTAGATTCAATTTTATTTTGCTTTTGGCAAATACGTTTTTTTTTGTATCAGACTTGTACAGTACtcatacaaaaaaaaaaacatttgcattTGAATTGTGTCTATGCTTATTCATACTTCTCTTCCATTATACTCTGCTCTCCCCAGAACTATGCTCTGCTCTCCCCAGCTTTGAGCCTCTGCGTTCAGCTGGGGTTTTTGGAGAATCACCACCTCCATTCAGTTGATACAATGGGCCTGATTGCAGCTGCAGTCGCAGCCGTGTTCACCGGGTCCACTGGGCTGATGGAGAACCGGTCctgactggagagaaagagagagaggcggagagataGTTCACCCCTACAGTACTCAACTTCACTGTGCTTTTTGGCTGATTGTCAAGATAATGTGCCTATTCTGTATTTTTCTCTATGTTGCTttagtaactctctctctctctctctctcgttctctctctctcgattgtGCTCTCTATTACTGACACACCcaagcacactcacacacagttgTTGCCCAGAACTATAGAACTATCTTTCGAGATCATATTGAGATCACATTGATTCCTGGTTCCTTGCAGATTTCACCAGCATATCACTGCATATGTTCTTTTTAACGCACTGTGCAAGGATATCAGTGCAACCAACCAAGAGCCCTCGATTTCAGTAGACTAATCTCGGTTAACTGCAGAACTAAAGTCTTGCGTAGTTGGTCAGCTGTTCGATGATGTTCTGGGTCCATACGTGTTAAGAGAAGGGATGAAGAGATGCTTGAACACAGAGTGAAACCGGAACGAGGAGCTCCACCCTCTGTCTTTGCAAGTTACTGGCCGAATTTCCCCTCCCCTTCAGAAATTTGAAAGATGCTAACACCTGCAAAATCATAGTTTGTCCAAATAACCAGTGATGAAAAAACCCAAACACCGGAACGACTGTTGCTCGTTATCTCACATTCCTTCCTGACAGATTTTACTGTACCAGTTCTGTTTTCAAAGATCTGTTTACGAGAGTTTATCACTCTTCAGTCCATATCCCCATTGATTGAGTATTGAGGAGCTTTTAGTGCTTTCCAGTTTATTTACTACCCATAACATATTCATGCACTATACATAAAGAGTACAGTATATCAGTTGGATATGTGATGTCTCACACTTGCCCCCCATCCCCCCCTTTAAACTTCTGACATTATTCCAGTCACCTTCCTCTCATTGAAATTCAGATCACAGTTTGGAGCTCTTGTGTTTTGTGACATCTTCAGGGAGATGAGCTTTTGAGTTTGCAAGAGCATCCTAGTATGTCTGCAGAAATTTTGcagttgcacacacacagagtctaTCTATCCAAATGTCCGAGTTATCATCAatgaaagtacacacacacatacgttccATCACTCTTTGGCGGTAAGTTAACTGCAGAAACGTAAGGCTTGTCAGGTAGGACTCCTTTCTCATACAGCATATAGTATACACATAGTGCAACAATAGCAACTAACCGGGATAATTTAGCGAAATGATGTATTTAAGATATTTGTTTCCTTACCTCGAAATCGTTCTATGGACACGGAGAAACTGCCACTTTAAACTTTGCTTTAGATAAACTGGACACTAAATAAATCATATGGATATAGCTAATGTCGgggaactatccctttaatctTTGGTGTGCAAGTTGTAGTTGAAATTCGGCAGTCCTACTTTAACAGTATCCAGGTTATGGTTGGATGGCTGTTTTCAGGGCAGTACTGTATCAGACGTGGGCATAATTGAAGAGTGTTTTGGGTGGTAATATATGTGCAGCTTGTTTAATATCATTTTGTAGTACCAGAACAAATCGAGAACCCAGGTGTTTAGAATAAGGAATGCAACTGTAATAGGGATAAGCATTTTCATATACAGTATGTGGGCGCGTGTATACGTGCGTGCTTGTTATAACATTTCTGCGTGCACATGTCTGGCTccagctgagagagaggaggagctggCCTTCTCCATCCATTCTTGGTCTCCTTATCACAGTGATAGGACAGTGACTATCAAGGAGCAAGATGAAAGTCAAACATACTTTGAAATCCATTTTTTGTTTGATTTTAGTTTGTTACTTTCTGTTAATTAAAGCTGCAcgcgcacatgcacgcacacacacacacacgcacgcacgcacacatggacacggccacacacacacacacttagctgACATACTACGATAGCTTTGGGCACAATCTCTAAACACACGCAGTTTAgcaaccctccctccctgcacTGAGCACTCTGCCGCAGCTCTACAGTCAGGCCTAATGGACAGGAATTACCATACTGACAATATGTCTCATTATTTTGTGGGTTAATGGAAAACACTAATGTAGGCCAGAACTCTGTCATTAAataagcagagacagagagaaactgcTATCATTAGCAGGAGTTTACACATGGAGCTATGCTCTAACAGCCAGAGAAGGACACATCACAGCAGGACAAATGTCTAGCTCATGTGttcactcttttctctcctcttcttttctcttctgttgtcatcttatctcctctccctttcctctcctctccctctcctaactCTCATTAGGGTTCTATTCAGCCTCCTGCCATCAAAGACAATTATAGGAACAATGTGCCAGTACGTGTCCCATGAGCTTCTGCTTTCAGGTGTACCTGAGACTCCCAATCAGATTGTAGGAAGACCAGGAGCGTTTAGTCCTGAGGAACAAGAGATGAGTGGAGCTgcttagaggagagagacaagagtaGGAGAGAGCAagagtaaatagagagagagagagagagagagagagagagagagagagagagagagagagagagagagagcgcaagaggaagtaaatagatatagagagaaataaataaagagagaggagatggagtggACCATCCTAATGCACAGATAATGAaatgatggagagggaggggtgtgaaCAGAGGGACTCATAGAAAGagtaatgacagtgtgtttggcTGGTTCCTTCATGAAATCTATCATGGTTCCCCAGAGACAtcaacctctatttaaccagaAGAGCTAACAGGGAGGCCAGGGACCACTAACCTGTAATTAAAATAAGACAGATTGCGGGAGAGAACAAAGGAAGatggaagtagtgcactactcaaACTGAGAACATGGGTGACAACAAAGTGTTCTTTGTTTTGCGGTTGTGTGGATGTTGCATTGAAGCTCAGGACTGTTTGTCTGCTCATTAAAACTCTATTttttctgtttctttgtgttaTTGATTCCCCTGAGATTCCAGGTGATGAACACCATCtaacaatacagtatgtttcatTAGCATTGTCAGGAATGGGTTGTACTCCACACTCTTCTATCATTTCCGTCTTCCAACTTCTTGTACTTCCTTGACTGATCGTTGTTCATCTTCCTTTTCAACGTATTATCTTGCATGGTTCCTTAGATTCTCTTCCACCAGGTTCACTTTCCCATTCTCAGGTTCTAACCTTTTTGTTTGtgtccctttctcctccctctcccgcttgctctctctgcccactctctctccctccatcgctccttccctctctccaggcATGGCTGACAGAGATCCATGAGTATGCTCAGCAGGACGTGGTGCTAATGCTGCTGGGCAACAAGGTCAGTCCTCCCACTGGAAGTACAGAATTATGGATGGATAATCATTGCATTACTAtgaattgagagaaagaaagaggtcgatagagaaggatggatggataatGAGTGCATTACTAtgaattgagagaaagaaagaagcagATATATTTGTGTCACTGCATGCAGAAATTTAAAGAGAGGACTCTCCTAGTGTaagtagaggatgaaagagagaataGATGAAAGAAGATAATGTTTTCAGGAGCCTTTTGTGATGTCTTAAAGGCTGATGTGGCACACGAGAGagtggtgaagagagaggagggagagaaactggCCAAGGTGAGCTGTTATTTAACAAATAAATACACAAACtcaaaatcacacacacagtgttgaccCTTTTGATGTCCAGGTTTCCATCTATTTTAGTCAGCACAGACACATGAATCCCCACTAAAACAGTCCGGGTGTGTCTTGATCTCTCTCATTAGGTATTCATAGGAGAACCTTCTGCCATTATTGCTTGGAGTCTCTGAAGTGTTCGCTAACTCAATTTTCAACATCAGTCCGCTCTGATGAGTTCCCAGGCTTGAAACAGTAAATGACTGGTACATGGTTGTAAGGGAGATGGACGTCCGATGCCCTTGTTGTTGTCAGGCGGTGTAATAATAACGATATACAAAATTCCCGACAAAACTCCTatatttctctcacacacacacacacacacacgcatgcacaccaGGTACCTTGTACACTAAAACTTAGAGGACTCTCGCTCTCCACTGTGCAGGTGTTTGGGGTGCCCTTCATGGAAACCAGTGCTAAGTCTGGCCTGAATGTGGAGCTGGCATTCACTGCTGTTGCCAAGTGAGTAGGATGTTTACCAGTGCTGCGTTCCTTAGAGATGACATGTCAATCATTGCCTTTCTTGTTTTGTCATGCATGCGATTAGGAAGTAAATTCACAAAATCAAGATAGCCTACGCAGTAAATATGCTATGTGAGATTTAATCTTTCGATGTCTCCGGCCTCTTGTCTTTCTCTCAGAGAGCTGAAGCACAGGTCGACGAAGGAGCCTGACGATCCAAAGTTTCAGCTTCAGGATTATGTCAACAAGGAGATGAAAAGCGCTGGCTGCTGCCACTCATAAACctgtcttctgtgtgtgtgtgtgtgtgtgtgtgtgtgtgtgtgtgtgtgtgggggggggttatctggtgtttgtgtgtgtgtggggggggggggtctggtgtgtgtgtgtctaccagtATGTCTTCTGACTTGTGTTTCTGTGTCATTTTCCTCATGCATGTTGGTGCAAGTGCACTGTATTTatgaatatgtgtatgtgtgatacATTTAAGTTTTAACAGTGGTGGGCGTGTATGTATGTTGTATGAGTGAATTCATTTTGCATTGTCTTCTGCCCCCTACTGTATGATAAAAGGGTGACGACACAAGTTCAGTGCATAGATactgtaagaatcacagtctGTCATTCAATCATTTTTGTGAAACTCCTTCAGTAAAGAGCACTAAGCATAGTAGACATCAAACATCAACTTATCAAAGTACACCCACTATATTAAGGTTATCGACAGAGTACCTCTGCATCATCTTCCACCTCCTCAGATTATTTCTCTTCCTGGTGATATTTTATGTTCTCATCAGGGCCGAGGACACAATGTCGCTTATGCCTGGAGCCGGCCCTGTTCTTCATCCAAGTCATCCCCCACCCAACTGCagctctctcctcacccacctcTTCTTGCATCTGTGAATGTATCCAAAATCCATTTGTAGCCTCTTCACTCTCTTCTCGTTGTCATTCCTCGTTTGGGATTCATCATTCATCATCCACTTGAGTCATTTTGTGCAATATTACTAAGAATGTATGGGGTGTATATATTTGAAATGAAATGTATAATCTGGAGCTTTATAGTTTGCATTACTTGTAAATGGTTGTCTTGTTGACGCCGAATTGAAAATGGAGTCAAGTGATGTAGAAAATCCGGAGATAGTAAAGTAGCAGAAATAGAAACTGTGGGCTGCTTATGCAATTGAAATGTGCATTGAAGCACTATAATATCAATATGGACTGCCGTAACACTTTACGAATGGGGTTTGTTCAAATGTTTGAATGCTGTTGTATGTGTTTCTGTTGTACAGGTTGTCTAACATGTTATATTGATATTCTAGAGGCAAAACCTCTGTCCTGTATTTTAATACAGTATTGTTCTGTATACCTATTTTATTTCAGAAATGCCATGATTTATCACTGTCTTTCTTGTCGGGACCGTTGTATTTTGAGAAGTTTCACTCTGCAAATCTGACCTTTGTATCAATTTACAGCACTTTTTAGTTCACTAGATTCATAATTCTGGGTGTATAAATAGAAATGTATGTATTTGCCTAACGTAAATGATATCGAGTTTCATACTGGTTTTTGTTCATATTTAACTGAAATACTATAATGCTTGACGAAAGAATATTGACGCAATATTGAATTAGGATGTACGGATTTGACAGCAAATCATTAAATGTTTTGATTATAGATAAGAGTGTAAACCTACTGTACTTCTGTAGTCCACTCAGATACAGTAAGTCATATTTTTTATGTAACTTCAATATTCACAATAAAGTTTAAGATGCACAGTAGTGAATGATATGTTCTTGATTTTCTCAGACTCTAGATTAGAGTCCAATAGAAGCATGACTCCACAGCCTCACCATATGGTCACGTCAGGTCAGTGCAAGTCAGTGTATGGCAGTTTTGCCCCTATCAAGCAAGAGTTAAAGATGCACACCAAAATTATTGACAAGGGGTATACTATATGGTACACAGTCAAtttgtgggggtacaggttagttgaggtaatttaggTAATATGTGAGGTGACTATGCccctatggggcggcagggtagcctagtggttagagcattggactagtaactgaaaggttgcaagttcaaatccctgggctcccaaggtacaaatctgtcattctgcccctgaacaggcagttaaacccactgttcctaggctgtcattaaaaataagaatttgttcttaactgacttgcctagttaaataaaggttaaaaataaataGATCATgaataataaacagcaagtagcagcagtgtaaaacaaGGGGGTGAGGTCAATGCAAATATTCCAAGTAGTTGTTCAGTGGTCTTatggaataggcattgtcgtgccctctttacgactgtcttggtgtgttaggaccatgatagtttgttggtgatgtggacaccaaggaacttgaagctctcaacctgctccactacaaccccgtcgatgagaattggggcgtgctcggccctccttttcctgtagtgggagaggttgttatcctggcataCTGAAATGATTGACAAGGGGCATAGCATAAACTTGGAAAATgaatagagaatagagaaagTTGTATACTATATATTACTCACAGAGTAATAGGTTGCGCAACTTTCATCAGACTTTTTCTTATCACTACAAAACATCGCAACACACCTCCTGTTGCTGGATGTTTTACTTTGAAAACAGGGTGGAATCCTTATGGAGTTGGACTATTGGGATACCTGGCTTGTGACCCAATATAGCAGTGTTGTCCATATGGGATGTAACTATTGGTACTACAAGGCAAAGTGTTACCCAACTATACATTCTGCTCTATGTATTTctgtcaaaaaaacaaacaactgATTCACTGGAAAAACACAACCTCTGTTCATACCTCTTTCTCTGTTATCTATCAGCAGTCATATTTTCAGTCAGCAAAGATGCTTAAATTAAGATAAGATTTAGAAGAAGTGAGAGTTGAGCTTAACCTGAAATAAAACTTACTGTTGCATCCTTTTTCTGTTGGTGCAGTCAAAGTCCAACCAGTTCtcctttgtttttgtgtgtgtgtgtgtgtgtgtgtgtgtgtgtgtgtgtgtgtgtgtgtgtgtgtgtgtgtgtgtgtgtgtgtgtgtgtgtgtgtgtgtgtgtgtgtgtgtgtgtgtgtgtgtgtgtgtgtgtgtgtgatcaactCTGGTCTTTTGGATTTCCAATAAAATGACCAACCTACTGTATCTGTATACATCAGATATTTGAAGTCCTCTGGAAGGATGAGGCTCATCAGTGTCACCCTGTTTGGAATTTTGGCTTTTCGGATAAACTGAGTTTCTGGTTGGAAGAGTGAGAAATGCGTGAAGACTTATGGAGGAAGGTTGCCTACAGATATTGTTATGGTGGTAACGTTACAGTAAGCAGCTTGGATGTCGACAATATGACACTTCATCTCGCCCTGTTACTCACTTCCATCCAGACTCTGTGAGTCGATATGAGAGAAGACTCGGTTCTGCATCCCAATGATTTCTCCAAATTCCACAAACTTGTTGAGTGCAGCATCTCAGGTCAACCGGCAGAGATTCTTCCAGGTGCTTTCGGAGAGCTTTTAGAACTTCAGAAGATGTACTTTTTTTgctgaaacatttttttttaggcATAGATAGGCTAGGTCTACTGACTAAAATCTGGGTTTATGATTGTAATTCAACTTTCCCATGGTTTGGTTAGCTAGATGTAGGTAGCCTACAGCCTTCAGTAGCCTAGGATTTAGCAGCTTGCTTAGTTAAAATTGACAGACAAATGTATATAACATGAATAGCGAGGCTATTTCGAGGTAAGAAGTGCTTCTGTTTGCCCAATACCCTGCTGGAATCAGCTACTAAGGATGGGTCATAATTTCAATCACATGCTAATAGAGATATTAACTATAGGTCTATGTGTGTCAACATAAACCAGTGTTTTTTTTAACCTGTAGCCCAATctgacagactgttaccttcaaTCTAATTAATTCTAATAACAGCTGATCGGCAATTGTGATAGAACTGTGACCATTATCACAATTGAAAACTTCCAATTTCATTAACTATACATGGCCATTAAACTTGTTAGGGCAGTGGTCCCGTGGTGGGAACAtatatcagcggaaatttcaagtacgccacgtatagtttttgataaaactcaaactttcattaaaatgcacatacaatatactgaattaaagctacactcgttgtgaatctagttACCGAGTCAGATTTTgtcaaatgcttttcggcgaaagcatgagaagctattatctgatagcatgtatccCCCAAATACTGCACCGTCAcctaacgacagattttgcgataGCCGGGGGCTACTCagaacgcagaaataaaatataaaacattcattacctttgacgagcttctttcttggcactcatagatgtcccataaacatcattttgggtcttttttcgattaaatcggtccatatatagcctagatatcgatctatgaacactgtgtgaacaacagaataaaaaatagcgttttataacgtaacgtcattttttaaaattaaaaaagtcgacgataaactttcacaaaacacttcgaaatacttttgtaatgcaactttaggtattagtacacgttaataagtgatacaattgatcacgaggcgatgtcaaTTTTATAGGTGTCCTTATTGAAATTACTGTCCTGAgaaatctcaaccaaaacatccggtcggcgaccggagggaatcggttcccttgattcggtttgaccaagaaacaaagcccaggcaaatgacaagacaacgtgtggaagctgtaggtactgcaacctcagccctatttaatccGGTTCACCTATAACAATTCCTGGAAGTCACGCATGGATAttgttttccattttcagtgatcagattttcctgcacctttcgatgaaacgcacgttctgttatagtcacagccgtgatttaaccagttttagaaacgtctgagttttctatccacacatactaatcatatgcatatactatattcctggcatgaatagcagggcgctgaaatgttg
This genomic window from Oncorhynchus gorbuscha isolate QuinsamMale2020 ecotype Even-year linkage group LG07, OgorEven_v1.0, whole genome shotgun sequence contains:
- the LOC124039251 gene encoding ras-related protein Rab-26-like isoform X2 yields the protein MEMYPPFSRVMLVGDSGVGKTCLLVRFKDGAFLAGSFISTVGIDFRNKVLNIDALKVKLQIWDTAGQERFRSVTHAYYRDAHALLLLYDVTNKASFDNIKAWLTEIHEYAQQDVVLMLLGNKADVAHERVVKREEGEKLAKVFGVPFMETSAKSGLNVELAFTAVAKELKHRSTKEPDDPKFQLQDYVNKEMKSAGCCHS